From one Halosimplex rubrum genomic stretch:
- a CDS encoding ABC transporter ATP-binding protein has protein sequence MAIGQPNQSTDEETTETEDPDDDIVMSVEDARVQFGMSRGQAWVLNDVSLDVRREEILAVVGESGSGKSMFAAALMDAVEDPGHLSGDVTYYPREDETDDTPSADQIGSYDAVGDDSIDVLGMSEGELSNFRWEEVSMVFQGAMNSFNPTMKIKGHFHETIQAHNAVLEERMEHVRDLFEALHLDPDRVMNSYPHELSGGMKQRALIALALVLEPEVLVMDEPTAALDLLMQRSIISMLRELRDEFELTIVFITHDLPLVAGLSDRIGVMYSFEFIEVGDTRSLLKNAGHPYTRALLRSVPSIDSDIDEMEPIEGARPDPVNIPTGCSFHPRCPIADDRCEIEDPDLVTVDDDHQAACFYSDQARNELSYSLDHGTTEDDR, from the coding sequence ATGGCAATCGGACAACCGAACCAATCGACCGACGAGGAGACTACGGAGACCGAGGACCCGGACGACGACATCGTCATGAGCGTCGAGGACGCCCGCGTGCAGTTCGGGATGTCCCGCGGACAGGCGTGGGTGCTCAACGACGTGAGCCTGGACGTCCGCCGCGAGGAGATTCTCGCCGTCGTCGGGGAAAGCGGCTCGGGCAAGTCGATGTTCGCCGCCGCGCTGATGGACGCCGTCGAGGACCCCGGGCACCTCTCGGGAGACGTGACCTACTACCCGAGAGAAGACGAGACCGACGACACCCCGAGCGCCGACCAGATCGGCTCCTACGACGCCGTCGGGGACGACTCCATCGACGTGCTCGGGATGTCCGAGGGCGAACTCAGCAACTTCCGCTGGGAGGAGGTGTCGATGGTGTTCCAGGGGGCGATGAACTCGTTCAACCCCACGATGAAGATCAAGGGCCACTTCCACGAGACCATCCAGGCCCACAACGCGGTCCTCGAGGAGCGGATGGAGCACGTCCGGGACCTGTTCGAGGCGCTGCACCTCGACCCCGACCGCGTGATGAACTCCTACCCCCACGAGCTCTCCGGCGGGATGAAACAGCGCGCGCTCATCGCGCTCGCGCTGGTGCTCGAACCGGAAGTGCTCGTGATGGACGAGCCGACGGCGGCGCTGGACCTGCTGATGCAGCGGTCGATCATCTCGATGCTGCGCGAGCTGCGCGACGAGTTCGAACTGACGATCGTCTTCATCACGCACGACCTGCCGCTGGTCGCCGGGCTGTCGGACCGCATCGGCGTGATGTACTCCTTCGAGTTCATCGAGGTGGGCGACACGCGGTCGCTACTGAAGAACGCGGGCCACCCCTACACCCGGGCGCTGTTGCGTTCGGTGCCGAGCATCGACTCGGACATCGACGAGATGGAGCCCATCGAGGGCGCGCGGCCGGACCCGGTGAACATCCCGACGGGGTGTTCGTTCCACCCGCGGTGTCCGATCGCCGACGACCGCTGTGAGATCGAGGATCCCGACCTCGTGACGGTCGACGACGACCACCAGGCGGCGTGTTTCTACTCCGACCAGGCCCGCAACGAGCTGAGCTACAGCCTCGACCACGGGACCACGGAGGACGACAGATGA
- a CDS encoding ABC transporter permease, producing MSEKEPRSDGGVTQESIFGTDDDTERRRTPPAERARRAFDFYIATPFRVAWSDWRTRIGGVGVLFYLLMGTLGVWLVPPPQINEGPYYLQPFVDWSMPLGTDNLGRGVFKTLVHSTPAMMKMALAGIVFSVGVAVLVGMIAGYKGGVVDTVLMTIADVFITLPGLPLIIVLAAIFSPKDPFIVGTIIAIDQWPGLARMLRSQVLSLRDEDFVEAARSIGLSTPTIVGQELVPKVAPFVLVSAAGAAVAVIFQSVALYFIGVLPFNSFNWGVMMQLAYEQGNAISAPGRAGHWMLFPLLAISGVSFSLILFSQGLDRVFNPRLLARHSETIPEDEQDGAGDL from the coding sequence ATGTCCGAGAAAGAACCGCGGAGCGACGGAGGCGTCACGCAGGAAAGCATCTTCGGGACCGACGACGACACCGAGCGCCGACGGACGCCGCCGGCCGAGCGCGCCCGTCGCGCCTTCGACTTCTACATCGCGACGCCGTTCCGCGTCGCGTGGTCGGACTGGCGGACGCGCATCGGGGGCGTGGGCGTCCTCTTTTACCTCCTGATGGGGACCCTCGGCGTCTGGCTGGTCCCGCCGCCCCAGATCAACGAGGGGCCGTACTACCTCCAGCCGTTCGTCGACTGGTCGATGCCGCTGGGGACCGACAACCTCGGGCGCGGCGTCTTCAAGACGCTCGTCCACTCGACGCCGGCGATGATGAAGATGGCGCTGGCCGGGATCGTCTTCTCGGTCGGCGTCGCGGTGCTCGTCGGGATGATCGCGGGCTACAAGGGCGGCGTCGTCGACACGGTCCTGATGACGATCGCCGACGTGTTCATCACCCTCCCGGGCCTGCCGCTGATCATCGTCCTCGCGGCGATCTTCTCGCCGAAGGACCCCTTTATCGTCGGGACCATCATCGCGATCGACCAGTGGCCGGGATTAGCCAGGATGTTGCGCTCGCAGGTGCTATCCCTGCGCGATGAGGACTTCGTCGAGGCGGCCCGGTCGATAGGGCTCTCGACGCCGACGATCGTCGGCCAGGAGCTCGTCCCGAAGGTCGCGCCGTTCGTGCTCGTCTCGGCGGCGGGCGCCGCGGTCGCGGTCATCTTCCAGTCGGTCGCGCTGTACTTCATCGGCGTGCTCCCGTTCAACTCGTTCAACTGGGGCGTGATGATGCAGCTGGCCTACGAACAGGGCAACGCGATCTCGGCGCCCGGCCGCGCGGGTCACTGGATGCTGTTCCCGCTGCTGGCCATCTCGGGCGTGAGCTTCTCGCTGATCCTCTTCTCGCAGGGGCTCGACCGGGTGTTCAACCCGCGGCTGCTGGCGCGCCACTCGGAGACGATCCCGGAGGACGAACAGGACGGAGCGGGTGACCTGTGA
- a CDS encoding ABC transporter permease, translating to MNYYIRRFAQAIVTFVVGMFITFALYRLVPGGPVEAIIADRVQQMQQRGQPVDTQEVAQMAEQLTGINPDTPIPIAFYEWLRDIILYQDFGESILFQDPVFDILFRGMPWSIFLSVYGLLLGFTATIAVGVFMAWHEGTKIDSGLTVFVLVMRSIPYYVAAIVMLSVLAFQWGLFPTGGRAPPAATPGFNIEYMVGIARHATLPILSNFIVGFAGGAIGMRALSVRVIGEDYLRSARLRGLGTNRILTRYLTRNSILPIYTGFMLGIAGMFSSNVITEVIFQYHGVGWFMLEAAVSQDYPLVMAAFVFFSGITVTAIMIADFTYGLIDPRAGTGASRESF from the coding sequence ATGAACTATTACATACGCCGATTCGCGCAAGCGATCGTGACGTTCGTCGTGGGGATGTTCATCACGTTCGCACTGTACAGACTCGTCCCGGGTGGGCCGGTCGAGGCGATCATCGCCGACCGGGTCCAGCAGATGCAACAGCGGGGCCAGCCCGTCGACACACAGGAGGTCGCCCAGATGGCCGAACAGCTGACTGGGATCAACCCCGACACGCCGATCCCGATCGCCTTCTACGAGTGGCTTCGGGACATCATCCTCTATCAGGACTTCGGCGAGTCGATCCTGTTTCAGGACCCCGTCTTCGACATCCTCTTTCGCGGGATGCCGTGGTCGATCTTCCTGAGCGTCTACGGCCTCCTGCTGGGCTTTACGGCCACCATCGCGGTGGGCGTGTTCATGGCCTGGCACGAGGGGACCAAGATCGACTCCGGGCTGACCGTGTTCGTGCTGGTCATGCGGTCGATCCCGTACTACGTGGCCGCGATCGTGATGCTGTCGGTCCTGGCGTTCCAGTGGGGGCTGTTCCCGACCGGCGGCCGCGCGCCGCCGGCGGCGACGCCCGGTTTCAACATCGAGTACATGGTCGGGATCGCCAGACACGCGACGTTGCCGATCCTCTCGAACTTCATCGTCGGCTTCGCCGGCGGGGCGATCGGGATGCGGGCGCTGTCCGTGCGGGTCATCGGTGAGGACTACCTGCGGTCGGCGCGACTGCGCGGGCTCGGCACGAACCGCATCCTGACGCGGTACCTGACCCGCAACTCCATCCTCCCGATCTACACCGGGTTCATGCTCGGCATCGCGGGGATGTTCAGTTCGAACGTCATCACCGAGGTCATCTTCCAGTACCACGGGGTCGGCTGGTTCATGCTCGAGGCGGCGGTCAGTCAGGACTACCCGCTCGTGATGGCCGCGTTCGTCTTCTTCTCGGGCATCACGGTGACGGCGATCATGATCGCCGACTTCACCTACGGACTCATCGACCCGCGAGCCGGAACCGGCGCGTCCAGGGAGAGCTTCTAA
- a CDS encoding YIP1 family protein yields the protein MGVSNAVRNPGSYLSRTLGLYRALLTDPERFYEEFIGTRRVKSEFALVLVAGLIGLVGNYLMLQELIFEFEAFDSIVINQQVRFQLQQRVIEPVLGAFLLWVWFGIGMYYVGWLYTTIGTTYVTMKRTAWALFPILIANVIHTAAMAYASTTLDVTEEDITLSTSLSSEVSSFVWSQASGETVVIAATAVAIVFALWTGYIGAYAIKDVRDLTMSEAYKVAAVPTAGYVLYIAYSVFTAL from the coding sequence ATGGGTGTTTCAAACGCGGTTCGGAATCCGGGCTCGTACCTCAGCAGGACGCTGGGTCTGTACCGTGCGCTGCTGACCGACCCGGAGCGCTTCTACGAGGAGTTCATCGGGACGCGACGGGTCAAATCAGAGTTCGCGCTGGTGCTGGTCGCCGGGCTGATCGGTCTCGTGGGCAACTACCTCATGCTCCAGGAGCTGATCTTCGAGTTCGAGGCCTTCGACTCGATCGTCATCAACCAGCAGGTCCGATTCCAGCTCCAGCAGCGGGTCATCGAGCCCGTGCTGGGCGCGTTCCTGCTGTGGGTCTGGTTCGGGATCGGGATGTACTACGTCGGCTGGCTCTACACGACGATCGGCACGACCTACGTGACGATGAAGCGGACCGCGTGGGCCCTGTTCCCGATCCTGATCGCGAACGTCATCCACACCGCGGCGATGGCCTACGCGTCGACGACGCTGGATGTCACCGAGGAGGACATCACGCTCTCGACGAGCCTCTCCAGCGAGGTGTCGTCGTTCGTCTGGTCCCAGGCCAGCGGTGAGACGGTCGTCATCGCCGCGACCGCCGTCGCCATCGTCTTCGCGCTGTGGACCGGCTACATCGGCGCCTACGCGATCAAGGACGTCCGGGACCTGACCATGAGCGAGGCGTACAAGGTCGCTGCGGTCCCGACCGCCGGCTACGTCCTCTACATCGCCTACAGCGTCTTCACCGCGCTCTGA
- a CDS encoding AAA family ATPase codes for MAQSDLSIQEASDQLDDVVDEIRSSVIIDEEFLETVLVGLLSKGHVLLEDVPGTGKTLTANSFATALGLSFSRIQFTPDLLPNDVTGTYIYNEQEGEFEFNKGPIFANIVLADEINRAPPKTQAALLEAMGEGQVTTEGDTRQLPEPFFVIATQNPVEQEGTFPLPEAQIDRFNVKSSIGYPDVDGEVELLRRRNDRTSTTPSVGQVLDHDSVTNLQAVPDTVTVTEDMLEYIAAVSRATRDDHRVETGMSPRGTQRLYETARAQAVIEGRNYVTPDDVKTVSQPVIAHRLGLTAESQVNDVDKSEIVDEVLEEIPVPTIEAPA; via the coding sequence ATGGCACAGAGCGACCTATCCATACAGGAGGCCAGTGACCAGTTGGACGATGTGGTCGACGAGATCCGGTCGTCGGTCATCATCGACGAGGAGTTCCTCGAGACGGTGCTCGTGGGGCTGCTCTCGAAGGGCCACGTCCTGCTGGAGGACGTACCCGGGACGGGCAAGACGCTGACCGCGAACAGTTTCGCGACGGCGCTCGGCCTGTCGTTCTCCCGCATCCAGTTCACACCGGACCTGCTCCCCAACGACGTGACGGGGACCTACATCTACAACGAGCAGGAGGGTGAGTTCGAGTTCAACAAGGGGCCCATCTTCGCCAACATCGTCCTCGCCGACGAGATCAACCGCGCGCCGCCGAAGACCCAGGCCGCGCTGCTGGAGGCGATGGGCGAGGGCCAGGTCACCACCGAGGGTGACACTCGCCAGCTGCCCGAGCCGTTCTTCGTCATCGCGACGCAGAACCCCGTCGAGCAGGAGGGGACCTTCCCGCTGCCCGAGGCGCAGATCGACCGTTTCAACGTCAAGTCCTCCATCGGCTACCCCGACGTGGACGGCGAGGTCGAGCTGCTCCGCCGGCGCAACGACCGCACGTCGACGACGCCGTCGGTCGGGCAGGTGCTCGACCACGACTCGGTCACGAACCTCCAGGCGGTCCCGGACACCGTCACGGTCACCGAGGACATGCTGGAGTACATCGCCGCGGTCTCGCGGGCCACCCGCGACGACCACCGCGTCGAGACCGGGATGAGCCCGCGCGGGACCCAGCGCCTCTACGAGACCGCACGCGCTCAGGCGGTCATCGAGGGGCGGAACTACGTCACGCCCGACGACGTCAAGACGGTCTCCCAGCCGGTCATCGCTCACCGCCTCGGTCTGACGGCGGAGTCGCAGGTCAACGACGTGGACAAGTCGGAGATCGTCGACGAGGTGCTCGAAGAGATCCCCGTCCCGACCATCGAGGCCCCCGCGTAA
- a CDS encoding DUF7519 family protein produces MSFDIQDEEFNAVEVTHSPAQFSSIIAVVAALLAVVTTALVAPLSAPVGLFGLAGVAAGLFVFESERLTIAGTAIVFVGVVAAGFFGDVPEFLLFAALATIVSFDLGSNAFSVGRQMSEQTDTQRGEAVHVAATVFVGVMAAGLSYGLYIVPWGSLTVPALTLLLLSALFFIWSIRQ; encoded by the coding sequence ATGAGTTTCGACATTCAGGACGAGGAGTTCAACGCGGTCGAGGTCACCCACTCGCCCGCACAGTTCAGTAGTATCATCGCGGTCGTCGCAGCGCTGCTGGCGGTCGTGACGACGGCACTGGTCGCGCCGCTGTCGGCGCCGGTCGGGCTGTTCGGGCTGGCCGGCGTCGCCGCCGGGCTGTTCGTCTTCGAGTCCGAGCGGCTGACGATCGCCGGCACGGCGATCGTCTTCGTCGGCGTCGTCGCCGCCGGCTTCTTCGGCGACGTGCCGGAGTTCCTGCTGTTCGCCGCGCTGGCGACGATCGTCTCGTTCGACCTCGGGTCGAACGCCTTCAGCGTCGGCCGCCAGATGAGCGAGCAAACCGACACCCAGCGCGGCGAGGCCGTCCACGTCGCCGCCACCGTCTTCGTCGGCGTCATGGCCGCCGGCCTCTCCTACGGCCTCTACATCGTGCCGTGGGGCTCGCTGACCGTGCCGGCGCTCACGCTGTTGCTGCTGTCGGCGCTCTTTTTCATCTGGTCGATCCGGCAGTAA
- a CDS encoding DUF58 domain-containing protein, whose translation MDIEALLNRALIAIGALLFVAAAAMIAVPSLGSALPSATQGVFLVGIVAVVTGLGVVRRRLRGEVEETVTPNPERPAGNPMPGEDVDRMLYEMTHLRQGVNENREHLEDRLENLAVAVVRNREDCSVEEARRILEAGEWTDNETAAEFFQGERTAAEEAGLSGSLLSGTDDVAAFENRFRVTVEELIEVGDVDVSHEVDTEESEDRSFFDRLLGRSDDDGDGEDAVESNWNESNSTIPTFDTSEPFEDVSLQHTNRWLGVTAFALVAIGAGVVTFTPGLMLAGTVGIAYTIYARVSAVPRTEGLVVEREFDADDPEPGDLVEVTLTVRNESGSMLPDLRLVDVVPDSFVVTEGVPRLHTALQSGAQAQLEYTVRVERGEYEWPLLVVARDFSGGVERTSLVTPDAGMRVVPPLRVTNDIPVRAQTTQYAGDVDTKQGGAGLEFHSVREYRPGDPMNRINWKQVASTGELATIDFRQEKAATVTILFDTRQSAYISAGVDEPHAVDHSVHAASDMFGALYDQGNLVGLAAFDTVPCWYAPGAGSEHLENARVLFAQHPALSPRPPERQDHESQYIDPMTHVRRRLPSTSQVFLFSPLADDYAAEVARRLDSEGHLVTVISPDVTVDETVGQRLTRIERTARVRYLRERGIRVMDWNPDERLSLEVEKAQTRWA comes from the coding sequence ATGGATATTGAGGCCCTCCTCAATCGGGCGCTGATCGCCATCGGGGCGCTCCTGTTCGTCGCCGCCGCGGCGATGATCGCCGTCCCGAGCCTCGGGAGCGCGCTCCCCTCCGCGACGCAGGGAGTCTTCCTGGTCGGCATCGTCGCCGTGGTGACGGGGCTGGGCGTCGTCCGCCGTCGGCTCCGGGGCGAGGTCGAGGAGACCGTCACCCCGAACCCCGAGCGGCCCGCCGGCAACCCGATGCCCGGCGAGGACGTCGACCGGATGCTCTACGAGATGACCCACCTCCGACAGGGGGTCAACGAGAACCGCGAACACCTCGAGGATCGCCTGGAGAACCTCGCGGTCGCGGTCGTCCGCAACCGCGAGGACTGCTCGGTCGAGGAGGCCCGTCGCATCCTCGAAGCCGGCGAGTGGACGGACAACGAGACGGCCGCGGAGTTCTTCCAAGGCGAGCGGACGGCCGCCGAGGAAGCGGGACTGTCGGGGTCGCTGCTGTCGGGCACCGACGACGTGGCCGCCTTCGAGAACCGCTTCCGCGTCACCGTCGAGGAGCTCATCGAGGTCGGCGACGTGGACGTGAGCCACGAGGTCGACACCGAGGAGTCCGAGGACCGCTCCTTCTTCGATCGCCTGCTCGGCCGGTCGGACGACGACGGCGACGGCGAGGACGCGGTCGAGTCCAACTGGAACGAGTCCAATTCCACGATACCGACGTTCGACACGAGCGAGCCGTTCGAGGACGTGAGCCTGCAGCACACGAACCGCTGGCTCGGCGTGACGGCGTTCGCGCTGGTCGCGATCGGCGCCGGCGTGGTCACGTTCACCCCCGGTCTGATGCTCGCGGGGACGGTCGGCATCGCCTACACCATCTACGCGCGAGTCTCGGCGGTGCCCCGGACGGAGGGGCTGGTCGTCGAGCGCGAGTTCGACGCCGACGACCCCGAACCGGGCGACCTCGTCGAGGTGACGCTGACGGTGCGCAACGAGAGCGGGTCGATGCTGCCCGACCTGCGGCTGGTCGACGTCGTCCCCGACTCGTTCGTCGTCACCGAGGGCGTCCCGCGCCTGCACACGGCCCTGCAGTCGGGCGCGCAGGCCCAACTGGAGTACACGGTCCGCGTCGAGCGCGGCGAGTACGAGTGGCCGCTGCTCGTGGTCGCTCGGGACTTCAGCGGCGGCGTCGAGCGCACGTCGCTGGTCACGCCCGACGCGGGGATGCGAGTCGTCCCGCCGCTGCGGGTCACCAACGACATCCCGGTTCGCGCACAGACCACGCAGTACGCCGGCGACGTCGACACCAAGCAGGGCGGCGCCGGGCTGGAGTTCCACTCCGTCCGCGAGTACCGCCCCGGCGACCCGATGAACCGCATCAACTGGAAACAGGTCGCCAGCACGGGCGAACTGGCGACGATCGACTTCCGCCAGGAGAAGGCCGCGACGGTCACTATCCTGTTCGACACCCGCCAGAGCGCGTACATCTCGGCGGGCGTCGACGAACCCCACGCCGTCGACCATTCTGTCCACGCGGCCAGCGACATGTTCGGCGCGCTGTACGACCAGGGGAACCTGGTGGGGCTCGCCGCATTCGACACGGTGCCGTGCTGGTACGCCCCCGGCGCGGGCAGCGAACACCTGGAGAACGCCCGGGTCCTGTTCGCTCAGCACCCGGCGCTGTCGCCGCGACCGCCGGAGCGACAGGACCACGAGAGCCAGTACATCGACCCGATGACCCACGTGCGCCGGCGGCTGCCGAGCACGTCGCAGGTGTTCCTGTTCTCGCCGCTGGCGGACGACTACGCGGCCGAAGTCGCACGACGGCTCGACTCCGAGGGCCACCTGGTCACCGTCATCAGCCCCGACGTGACCGTCGACGAGACGGTCGGCCAGCGGCTCACGCGCATCGAACGGACCGCGCGGGTCCGGTACCTCCGCGAGCGGGGGATCCGCGTCATGGACTGGAATCCCGACGAGCGGCTGTCGCTCGAGGTCGAGAAAGCACAGACGAGGTGGGCATAA